Genomic window (Rossellomorea aquimaris):
TGTCAGGAGGTGACACCATGGAATATACCGTCAAGAAACTTGGAGAGATTGCTGGTGTGAGCACGAGGACCCTGCGCTATTACGATGAAATTGAGCTCCTGAAGCCGGCCAGGATCAATTCGTCAGGATACCGGATATACGGGCAGAAGGAAGTCGACCGCTTGCAGCAAATCCTCTTTTACAAAGAACTGGGTGTAGGGCTGGATGAAATCAAGGATATTCTGGACGATCCTGCCTTTGACGCAACAAATGCTTTGATGGAACACCGCGGGAAATTATTGGACAGACGCGCGCAGCTTGATCAACTGATTGCGAATGTAGATAAAACATTACGTGTAAAGGAAGGGAGAATCACCATGTCGGATAAAGAAAAGTTTGAAGGATTCAAGGAGAAAATGGTGGAAGATAATGAGGAAAAATACGGGAATGAAGTGCGGGGGAAATACGGTGACAAGGTAGTGGACGAATCCAACGCGAGAGTCAGGAACATGTCTCAGGAAGACCATGAAAAGGTCACAGAACTGGAACAGGAAATTAAACAAACCTTAGGGGAAGCATTTCAAACCGGTAATCCCGCAAGCGATGCTGCCCAGAAAGCGGCTGACCTCCATAAACAATGGATTTCGTTTTACTGGGGTCATTACAGTAAGGAAGCCCATGCCGGCCTTGCTCAGATGTACGTGGATGATGAACGGTTCAAGGCTTATTATGACGCCGAACAAGAGGGAGTGGCCGAGTTCTTGCGTGATGCGATTCACATCTATACAGGACAGAAAAAAGAAGTGGAATAAACAAGAAGTACTCTACACCCCAAATAAGTGTTATGATATGGAGACGAACGTGAAAGAACGAACCTTATCATAACGGAGTGAAAAAATGAGTAAACCAAAGAAAAAGAGCGGAACAGGCCAAGGCACTGGAAAAAAAGGCTGGAATCGCTGGCAGGCCGGGGCCAATAAGAAGAAGAGCAACAAGCCTTATACTAGTAAAGGCGTGAAGCATGGGAGTAAGCAGGAAGATAAGTAATTATATGTAAGTCCATTTCCTTGCGGGGAAGTGGACTTTTTAGATAGGAAATCAAAGGACTTTATGAGTGAGTCTTAAACAAACTTATAAAAAGCATTTGCTTTTTTTACGATTTCCTGTTATTCTAAGAAAGAATTATTTTTGTTCGGTCTGTAAGGAATGAAAGTATTTAAACTTTTCGCCTTTGATATCTAATTGAGCAATAATAGTAATAAATCGTGGATGCAAAGTCCACACAGGAGGATACACACATGCAAGAAGGTACAGTAAAATGGTTTAACGCAGAAAAAGGTTTCGGTTTCATCGAAATCGAAGGTGGAGAAGATGTATTCGTACATTTCTCAGCTATCCAAGGCGAAGGATTTAAATCTTTAGACGAAGGTCAAAAAGTTACATTTGACACTGAGCAAGGTCAACGTGGACTTCAAGCGACTAACGTAAACAAAGCGTAATAGCTTAATGATGAAGGACTCTCTCGTAGAGTCCTTTTTTATTTGTCAAAAAAAAAGAGGTGCCTGTCGTATAAGTAGCAGGCAACTCTTCACAATTACGTTAATGCATACTTGATGATTCCTTGAATGTAAACGGATGTTTCATTCTGAGCACATTCCCTGATTTTGATTTTTCCTTCTTTTTCTAACTCATGTGCCAGATTTTCAATGGTTTGCGCTTCTTCTTTTGACGTCATAGGAATTTCAATTGAAAAGAAGTTTCCGCGGCTGGCTTGATTTAAACTTTTTAATAATCCAATTTTATTCATTGGGTCATCCCCTTTATCTCTTACTTTCGACACAAGAATGGGTTTCTCCTTTACTGATGGAGAGTTTAAGGATAAATATTCAAAGGTTATTTCAAATTGAGCCGCCTGAGTTAAATGATGAAAGAAGGGGGAAGATCATTGGTTTGTGAAGAATATAGGAATAGGATTTGCTTTTTCTTAGATTATCTGTTATTCTAAAGAAGAATTATTTTTGTTCGGTCTGTAAGGAAAGAAAGTATTTAAACTTTTCGCCTTTGATATCTAATTGAGCAACGATAGTAATAAATCGTGGATTCAAGTCCACACAGGAGGAAACAATTATGCAACAAGGTACAGTAAAATGGTTTAACGCAGAAAAAGGTTTCGGTTTCATCGAAATCGAAGGTGGAGAAGATGTATTCGTACATTTCTCAGCTATCCAAGGCGAAGGATTTAAATCTTTAGACGAAGGTCAAAAAGTTACATTTGACACTGAGCAAGGTCAACGTGGACTTCAAGCGACTAACGTAAACAAAGCGTAATAGCTTTTGATGAAGGGACTCTCTCGGAGGGTCCTTTTTTTATTGTTGGGGAATGGATAAAAGTGGGGATTGTTTGGAATGGTGCTGAACGAGCCGCCTCCGCTTTTGGTGTCGTCCAGCTCCGGCGGCTAGAGGCTCGAGGTCATAAGTCAAACATGCCAAAAAGGCAAAGAACGCCTTTCCGGCATGTTCGCCTTATGCTTGTCGCCTCTGAACGAGCCGACTCCGTTTTTGGTGTCGTCCAGCTCCGGCGGCTAGAGGCTCGAGGTCATAAGTCAAACATGCCAAAAAGGCAAAGAACGCCTTTCCGGCATGTTCGCCTTATGCTTGTCGCCTCTGAATGAGCCGCCTCCGCTTTTGGGTATAAAAAGAGACCGACAGCGTTCGTCGGTCCCGGAGACAACATGTTACAAGTTAAAAATGGTTAAGTAAAGCATAACACACTATTGGTGGAATACCTAAAGATATTTGAAAAGAATTTGCAGGGGGTATTTTTCCATTGAATAGAATCGACACTTTCCTATGAGAATAAGACTAAATGAAGGAATAAATGAGGTATTGAAATGAGTATAAAACAATTTAAGGATTATAAGCTTAGTGATGATATTGTAAGGGCTCTATCCGGTTTAGGGTATCAAGCTCCAACCGAGGTTCAGTCCAAGGTGCTTCCATTGGCTCTTGAGAAGAAAGATCTTGTTGTGCGTTCCCAAACAGGAAGCGGTAAGACAGCCTCATTCGGGATACCGATTTGTGAGATGGTAGAATGGGAAGAAAATAAGCCTCAAGCTCTTATCCTGACGCCAACCCGAGAACTCGCGGTTCAAGTAAAAGAAGACATCACGAACATCGGACGTTATAAGCGAATCAAAGCGGCTGCGGTGTACGGGAAATCTCCTTTTCATAGGCAAAAGCTTGAGCTTAAGCAGAAAAATCATGTCGTAGTCGGCACCCCAGGTCGTGTACTCGATCATATTGAAAAAGGAACATTCCCACTGGAAAAGCTTGCGTACCTTGTGATCGACGAAGCCGATGAGATGCTGAACATGGGGTTTATCGAACAGGTGGAAGCGATTATTCAGGAGCTGCCAACAGACCGGGTAACGTTGACATTCTCTGCTACATTACCAGAGGATGTTGAAGCACTCTGCCATAAATATATGGAGAAACCTGTTCATATTGAAATCAAGGCAACGGGTATTACAACAGATAAGATTGATCATTCCGTGATCGAAGTGAAAGAGGATGACAAGCTGACTCTTCTGAAAAAAGTCACAACCGTTGAGAATCCCGATAGCTGCATTATTTTTTGCCGAACAAAAGAAAATGTGGATACACTATGTGGGGAATTGGACCGGTCAGGGTATCCTGTGGATAAAATTCATGGCGGTATGATTCAGGAAGCGCGCTTTGAAGTGATGGATGATTTTAAAAGAGGGGAATACAGGTATCTCATCGCAACCGATGTGGCGGCGCGTGGAATTGATATCGAGAATATTACCCACGTCATCAATTATGATATCCCCATGGAGAAAGAAAGTTATGTTCACCGTACAGGAAGAACGGGCCGCGCAGGATCTCAAGGAAAGGCGATCACCTTCTGCACACCGTATGAAGATAAATTCCTGGCCGAGATTGAAGACTATATCGGTTTTACGATTCCTAAGCTGCAGCCGCCGTCACAGGACACAGTGGCAAAAGCAAAAGCGGATTTTGAACGAAAATTAGATACGGAACCTGATTTTAAATCAGACAAGAGTGAGCAGCTGAACAGAGACATCATGAAGCTCTACTTCAATGGCGGAAAGAAAAAGAAAATCAGAGCAGTTGATTTCGTCGGAACAATTGCAAAGATCGATGGAGTGAGCGCTGACGACATCGGAATCATCACCATCCAGGAAAACCTTTCGTATGTAGAGATTTTGAACGGCAAAGGGGCACTGGTATTGCATGCGATGAAGAAAACCACAGTTAAGGGTAAGATGCTGAAGGTTCATGAAGCGAGGAAATAAATAAGTTGGTGTGCCTTCTCTAAAGAGGGGCCACGGCATGCAGCGAATGTAGTGACATTCGCTGTTTTTTTATGTTCCGGTACATTAATCATGAGGGAATCAGAGAAAAAGGATGAGGAGACAGCACTTGGGTGTCAAAAGAGGGGGACTTTCTTTAAGGGTGAATGATATATCATCGAAATATTGATTTTATCAGCTATATTTTCAATATAACGGCGAAATCCTGAATATATCAGCGAACGGTGGCAATCAAGAGTATGCACCAATCGTAAACCGTCACTTCTCTCCGCCTCACATTTTGAGCAGAACTCCATTTAACGGCGAACGAAGCATGGGAAAGAGGAGAGAGTACCAAGGACCAACAAGCTATAAGTGGGACAGGGTGCCTGTCCCCATGTCCCACCAAAACAACGTTATAGAAAAATAATGTTGTAATCGTTTTCAAGCTGTTGTATTATTCAGTTAAAGGAAATCCGAAACGTTTTGGGAGATGTGCAAGTGACTACGATTAAAGATATTGCCAGAGTAGCAGGGGTATCCGTAACAACGGTTTCAAGAGCGTTAAATGGATATTCTGATGTCAACGAAGACACAAGAAAGAAGATTGCTGAAGTTGCGAAGGAGTTAAATTATAGTCCGAATTCGATTGCCCGTAGTCTGGTCATGAAGAAGTCGAAAACGATTGGATTACTCGTTTCCGGATTTACGAAGGAAAGTGTGAAGGATAATTTCATCGTGGAAGTGCTGGCAGGGATTAATGAGTTTGTCTCAGGTGCTGACTACGATCTTGTTTTATTCAACACCAATTCTTCAAAGCAGCGTGAAAAGACGTATACTCAACTTTGCAGAGAAAGAAGAGTGGACGGTGTCATTATCCAGGGGATTCGAACCGATGATCCTTATTTACATGAAGTCGTCGAAAGTGATATTCCTTGCGTATTAATTGATATTCCCCTTGAGTCCGGGAATGTGAGTCATGTGACAACGGATAATGTATTGGGAGCTGAAAAAGCCGTTCAACATTTACTGGACAATGGACACAAGAACATTGGAATGATTAATGGACATGAGTTTGCGTTTGTTAGTCAGCAACGATTGGAAGGGTATAAAAACGCTTTGCAAGGAGCACAGGTCGAACTCAATACGAATTACATCGTAAATGGAGAGTTCACAGAAGAAAGTGGAAAGAAAGCGGCTAACTCATTGTTAACCTCACATCCTGAAATAACAGCATTATTTTGTGCTAGTGATTTAATGGCCATCGGTGCGATCAGTGCAGCGAAAGGGTTGAAGTTACAGGTGCCGGAAAAACTTTCGATTGTCGGATATGATGATATACTGCTTGCTTCCTATGTTAGTCCCAAACTGACAACCATCCAACAAAATAAGTTTCAACTGGGGTATGAAGGGGCAAGATTATTGCTGGATTTATTATCAAATCAGTCCAAGACCCATCGAATGGTGTTGGAGACAAAGTTAATCAAAAGAGAAAGTACGGATTATAGAAATGAATAAACGTTGGTGGAAATCCCGAAGCCAACTTTTATTTAGGGGGTAATCCGAAACGTTTTGGAGAAAGGATATTATTTTTTTCTTCGGTTTCCAAAACGTTTCGGGAAAAATGCACTAACAATAAATGAAACGTTTTAAAAGTAGGAGGAACCAATATGAACTACAGAGTGATTAAAGAAAACAACTTATTTCTTCTTACAGATGAGCAAGGAGATATCATTACAGATCATAGTTATGGACTTGGTTTATACAAGAATGACACGAGGTACCTAAGCAAGCTGAATGTGAAAATCAATAATGAAAAACCGATTCTATTACATTCAGATGGGTCAGAAAACTATATGTCTACGATTCTTTCAACGAATCCCCACCAAGAAGAGGATGGAAATCTTACTCTTTGGAGGGAATCAGTAGAAATCGAACGTAAGCGCTTTATTTATGATGATGTGTTATATGAAACGATTACGACAAAAAACTATTACCCAAAGCCGGTATCGTTTGAGTTGAATGTGGAAGTCGATGTGGACTTCAACGATATGTTTATCGTACGCGGGTTCCAAACTGGGAACGTAGGAAAGAGAACAGGTCAGAAAATGGAGGGTCAATCCCTCACCTTCCAATATGAAGGAGCAGACGATATCAATCGTGCGACAAAAATTCAGTGGGATGCCAAAGCGAAAAATATTAAGGAAAATGGAGAGATTACTTTCCAGGTAGAGCTTCAGCATGAGGAAGAACAGTCCATTACATTCATGATCGTTCCACTGGAAAATGTAGAAACCAGAGATGACATTTTACCTGTAGAAGAGGCTCTTCAAAAATTAAAAGTCTCTTATAAAGAATGGTCCGATCAGTTAACGAAGGTAGAAACGGATTACCAGCCTCTTCAACGCCTGGTGGACAGAGGATTATCAGATCTTAGAGTGTTATTGACTGACACTGGATACGGTAAGTTTCCTGTAGCTGGTCTACCTTGGTTCGGGGTTCCATTTGGTAGAGACAGTCTGATTGCGGCCCTGCAAATGATTGCGTTTCAACCACAGGTTGCAAAAGGCACCCTGTTCACGATGGCCAGTGAGCAAGGGACGAAGGTGGATTCTTGGAGAGACGAACAACCAGGAAAGATCATGCATGAAATTCGCTACGGAGAGCTTGCGAATACGAACCAAATTCCGTTCACTCCTTATTACGGAACGATTGATGCAACACCGTTATTCCTTGTTCTTATAACAGAGTATGTGAAATGGACGGGTGACTTCGATACGTTCCATAAGCTTTCAGACAATGTGAGGAGAGCGCTTGAGTGGATCGACCAATATGGAGATCGTGATGGAGATCTATTCATTGAGTATCATCAGGAATCATCCAAGGGAATTGCCAACCAAGGCTGGAAGGATTCCGGGGACTCCATCGTCCATCGAAACGGGGACTACGCTGATACGCCGATTGCCTTAGTAGAGGTTCAAGGATATGTGTACCAGGCGAAACGTGGACTGGCTGCTGTTTATGAAGCCCTTGGGAATAATGAAACGGCTTCTAGATTAAAAGCAGAAGCGAAAAACCTGCAAGAACGATTTGAACAGGAGTTTTGGATGGACGATCTGGAATTCTACGCCATCGCCCTTGATCAAAACAAGGAAAAGGTTGGGACGATCACATCCAATCCAGGACATGTATTATATTCGGAAATGATGTCAGGGAACCACGCTGAAAAAGTAAGTCAAACGTTAACGAATGACAAAATGTTTTCAGGATACGGAATTCGTACCATGGGGAAAGGCGAGGCTGGTTATAATCCGATGAGCTATCACGATGGAAGCATTTGGCCACATGATAACAGCATGACTCTGCTGGGATTAAGTAAATTAGGATTTACTGAAGAATCGAAGAAGGTGATGAGTGGACTGATTGATGCATCCCGCAACTTCGAGTACGACCGCTTGCCTGAATTGTTCTGCGGGTATGAGTCTGCAATTGGGAAGGCTGTAAAGTATCCGGTCGCTTGTTCTCCGCAAGCATGGGCAGCGGGGACGCCACTTGTATTTATTCAATCACTACTAGGATTGTTTCCAAACAGCCTGACAAAAGAAATACATCTCAATCCAATCTTACTTGATGAAATGAATATATTGACGGTTCACGATATTACGATTGGTGATGGAGTGCTGTCTGTATCCTTAACTCGAAAAGGAGACAAAGTAGAAACCACCATTTTAGAAAACTCAACAGGCTACGACATTGTGAAAGAAAAGCAGACGGTGTAATCACATCCAGGAATAACAATCCTATTTTAAATAAAACAAAAAAGGGGTTATGAAAATGGCGAAGAAGAAATGGATCGCGAGTCTAGGTATTACGACGATGTTAGTGGGATCAGTTTTGGCAGGTTGCAGTGGATCAGATGAAAAGACGAGTTCAAATGGAGCAGGCGAGAAGGTAGAAATCACTTTAGCCGGCTGGGGAGGAAATCCTTCTGAACAAAAGCTTTTGACTCAAACGATTGCTGACTTTGAAGAAAAGCATCCGAATATTGACGTAAAGCACGAAGTCATTTCTGAGCAGTATATGGACGTATTGAAAACACGTTTGATTGGCGGGGAAGGTCCTGACGTTTTCTATTTGGATGCACTGGAAGCTCCTGCCCTGATTGAAACGGGGGTTGTTGAGCCGCTGGATGATTACGTTACGGAAGATTTCGATGTGAACGATTTCGAGAAACCGATGCTTGAAGCGTTCCAGGTTGACGGAAAGACATACGGTTTTCCGAAAGATTATTCTACTCTAGCCTTATTCTATAACAAGAAGATGTTTGAAGAAGCAGGAGTGGAAGTTCCGAAAACATGGGATGAGCTTCGTGAGGTTTCAAAGGCTTTGACAAAAGATGGGGTTTATGGATTTGGTGTGGCTCCGGAACTCGCCCGCCTTTATCACATTGCTCAGGCAACCGGTGGGGAAGTCGTGAAGGACGATCAAGCGAACTTTGCTTCAGATAAAGTGGTCAATGCCCTTCAGCCAATCATCGACCAGCATAACGAAGACAAAACCTCTGCACAGGCTTCAGAAGTAGGAGCGAACTGGGGAGGAGAAATGTTCGGTCAAGGGAAAGCAGCCATGGTCATCGAAGGAAACTGGGCGATTCCCTTCTTAGCGGATACGTTCCCGGATGTTGAATACGGAACGGCTGAATTACCGACCATCAATGGAGAAAAAGGGACAATGGCCTACACGGTTGGATATGTGATGAATGCGGCATCGGAAAAGAAGGAAGCTTCATGGGAGCTGATCTCGTATCTGACTGGTAAAGAAGGAATGGAAACATGGACGTCCAAAGGGTTTGCACTTCCGACACGTAAGTCAGTAGCGGAAAAATTAGGGTATGACAAAGATGAATTACGCGGAGCACTGGTAGCGGGGGCACCATATGCAACGGTTTGGGCAGAAGGAAAGAACCTGCCGATCATCATGAACAACTTTAACAACCAATTTATCGCTGCCTTCCTGGGTGACAGACCTCTGGATGAAGCACTTAAAGAAGCAGAAGAACAAGCGAATAGCGAAATTCAATAATCTTTTTAAAGGTACCTGGCACTCATGATTGTGTCAGGTACAGCTTTACCATTGACTGTATTCTTTCTTTTGAGGTCAAGGCCAGACAGACCTGGGCGGAAAGAATACAGGTAATAGCTGAAGATTTAAGACAGATAGAAGGTAGGGATGAGAATGAACAAACAATCTTCTAAGAAGAGATTACAGGATGCAGGACAAGGATACTTATTTATGTCTCCCACGCTATTTGTATTAGCGGTGTTTATTATTGGACCGATTCTTTATGCCATCTTTTTATCCTTTCATAAGGTTCAACTCCTGGGGGATATGAGCTTTGAATTCGTTGCTTTTGAAAACTTTGCGAGGATCATGGAAGACAATCGGGCCATCATCGCATTGAAAAACACGGCGAAGTACGTACTGATTGTGGTGCCGACACAAACCTTTCTGGCATTGGTACTGGCCGCAACGTTAAACGCAGGATTAAAGGGTGAGAAGCTTTTCAGGATTGTCTATTTCTTACCGACCTTAACGTCTTCAGCCGTATTAACGCTGATCTTTATGTGGATGTATAACAAAGAAGGGCTGATCAACAACCTTTTAGAAAAAGTGGGCTTACCGACGTATAACTTCTTAGGTGATCCTGACATTGCCCTGAATGCGATTATGTTGATGAACATCTGGGCAACGGCACCGTTTTTCATGGTCATCTACCTTGCAGCCCTTCAGGATATTCCAGACTCCTTATACGAAGCGGCTGAACTGGACGGAGCGAACGCAATCCAGAAGTTCTTCTATGTGACCGTACCGTTTTTGCGACCGGTTACATCCTTCGTCGTGATCATGGGGGTTATCGGAACGTTCCAGCTGTTTGATCAATCGTATATTTTCTCAGGTGGATCCGGTGGACCGAATAACTCGACGTTAACGGTTGTCCTCCTAATCTATCAATATGCCTTTAAATCATTGGGCACCATGGGATATGCGGCAGCACTTGCCTTCGCGCTTGCTATAATCATCCTGGTGGCAACCTTGATTCAACGTAAATTCTCTAAAGAAGAATCACTCTATTAAGGAGGATGGAAGCATGAATTCGAAGAAAAAGACGTTCAGTAAGCGTCTTCTGTACATTGTCCTGATAGGCTATGCGATCACAACTCTGATTCCATTCTTATGGGCACTCTCCTCTTCTTTTAAAACATTAGAAGAAATCATTAGCGGAACGATGAATTTCATACCGAAGAATTTCACTTTGGATAACTACAAACAGATTTTCATTGAACAGGAGCTATTTCCAAGGTGGTTATTCAATAGTTTATTCATTGCAGTAATCGGGACAGCATTGAATATCATCTTTAACTCCATGTCTGGATACGCCTTGGCGCGCTTAAGCTTTCCAGGGAAAAAGGCATTATTCATCATGATCCTGGCTGTCCTCATGATTCCTGCTCAAGTCACGATGATCCCGAACTATTTAATTTTAAAAGAAATCGGCTGGCTTAACTCGTACCAAGGCATGATCGTACCGGCCATGATCAATGCAACCTTCATTTTTATGATGAGACAGTTCTTCATCAATTTCCCGAAGGAACTGGAAGAAGCTGCTCAGATCGATGGTCTAAGCCGTTTCGGAATCTTCTTCAAGGTGGTTTTACCATTAGCAAAACCAGCCTTGGCCGCACAAGCAATCTTTGTATTCATGGGATTCTGGAACAATTTCATGA
Coding sequences:
- a CDS encoding MerR family transcriptional regulator; the encoded protein is MEYTVKKLGEIAGVSTRTLRYYDEIELLKPARINSSGYRIYGQKEVDRLQQILFYKELGVGLDEIKDILDDPAFDATNALMEHRGKLLDRRAQLDQLIANVDKTLRVKEGRITMSDKEKFEGFKEKMVEDNEEKYGNEVRGKYGDKVVDESNARVRNMSQEDHEKVTELEQEIKQTLGEAFQTGNPASDAAQKAADLHKQWISFYWGHYSKEAHAGLAQMYVDDERFKAYYDAEQEGVAEFLRDAIHIYTGQKKEVE
- a CDS encoding DUF3934 family protein, which gives rise to MSKPKKKSGTGQGTGKKGWNRWQAGANKKKSNKPYTSKGVKHGSKQEDK
- a CDS encoding cold-shock protein, which produces MQEGTVKWFNAEKGFGFIEIEGGEDVFVHFSAIQGEGFKSLDEGQKVTFDTEQGQRGLQATNVNKA
- a CDS encoding cold-shock protein, giving the protein MQQGTVKWFNAEKGFGFIEIEGGEDVFVHFSAIQGEGFKSLDEGQKVTFDTEQGQRGLQATNVNKA
- a CDS encoding DEAD/DEAH box helicase, which encodes MSIKQFKDYKLSDDIVRALSGLGYQAPTEVQSKVLPLALEKKDLVVRSQTGSGKTASFGIPICEMVEWEENKPQALILTPTRELAVQVKEDITNIGRYKRIKAAAVYGKSPFHRQKLELKQKNHVVVGTPGRVLDHIEKGTFPLEKLAYLVIDEADEMLNMGFIEQVEAIIQELPTDRVTLTFSATLPEDVEALCHKYMEKPVHIEIKATGITTDKIDHSVIEVKEDDKLTLLKKVTTVENPDSCIIFCRTKENVDTLCGELDRSGYPVDKIHGGMIQEARFEVMDDFKRGEYRYLIATDVAARGIDIENITHVINYDIPMEKESYVHRTGRTGRAGSQGKAITFCTPYEDKFLAEIEDYIGFTIPKLQPPSQDTVAKAKADFERKLDTEPDFKSDKSEQLNRDIMKLYFNGGKKKKIRAVDFVGTIAKIDGVSADDIGIITIQENLSYVEILNGKGALVLHAMKKTTVKGKMLKVHEARK
- a CDS encoding LacI family DNA-binding transcriptional regulator, translating into MTTIKDIARVAGVSVTTVSRALNGYSDVNEDTRKKIAEVAKELNYSPNSIARSLVMKKSKTIGLLVSGFTKESVKDNFIVEVLAGINEFVSGADYDLVLFNTNSSKQREKTYTQLCRERRVDGVIIQGIRTDDPYLHEVVESDIPCVLIDIPLESGNVSHVTTDNVLGAEKAVQHLLDNGHKNIGMINGHEFAFVSQQRLEGYKNALQGAQVELNTNYIVNGEFTEESGKKAANSLLTSHPEITALFCASDLMAIGAISAAKGLKLQVPEKLSIVGYDDILLASYVSPKLTTIQQNKFQLGYEGARLLLDLLSNQSKTHRMVLETKLIKRESTDYRNE
- a CDS encoding amylo-alpha-1,6-glucosidase, whose product is MNYRVIKENNLFLLTDEQGDIITDHSYGLGLYKNDTRYLSKLNVKINNEKPILLHSDGSENYMSTILSTNPHQEEDGNLTLWRESVEIERKRFIYDDVLYETITTKNYYPKPVSFELNVEVDVDFNDMFIVRGFQTGNVGKRTGQKMEGQSLTFQYEGADDINRATKIQWDAKAKNIKENGEITFQVELQHEEEQSITFMIVPLENVETRDDILPVEEALQKLKVSYKEWSDQLTKVETDYQPLQRLVDRGLSDLRVLLTDTGYGKFPVAGLPWFGVPFGRDSLIAALQMIAFQPQVAKGTLFTMASEQGTKVDSWRDEQPGKIMHEIRYGELANTNQIPFTPYYGTIDATPLFLVLITEYVKWTGDFDTFHKLSDNVRRALEWIDQYGDRDGDLFIEYHQESSKGIANQGWKDSGDSIVHRNGDYADTPIALVEVQGYVYQAKRGLAAVYEALGNNETASRLKAEAKNLQERFEQEFWMDDLEFYAIALDQNKEKVGTITSNPGHVLYSEMMSGNHAEKVSQTLTNDKMFSGYGIRTMGKGEAGYNPMSYHDGSIWPHDNSMTLLGLSKLGFTEESKKVMSGLIDASRNFEYDRLPELFCGYESAIGKAVKYPVACSPQAWAAGTPLVFIQSLLGLFPNSLTKEIHLNPILLDEMNILTVHDITIGDGVLSVSLTRKGDKVETTILENSTGYDIVKEKQTV
- a CDS encoding ABC transporter substrate-binding protein, whose protein sequence is MAKKKWIASLGITTMLVGSVLAGCSGSDEKTSSNGAGEKVEITLAGWGGNPSEQKLLTQTIADFEEKHPNIDVKHEVISEQYMDVLKTRLIGGEGPDVFYLDALEAPALIETGVVEPLDDYVTEDFDVNDFEKPMLEAFQVDGKTYGFPKDYSTLALFYNKKMFEEAGVEVPKTWDELREVSKALTKDGVYGFGVAPELARLYHIAQATGGEVVKDDQANFASDKVVNALQPIIDQHNEDKTSAQASEVGANWGGEMFGQGKAAMVIEGNWAIPFLADTFPDVEYGTAELPTINGEKGTMAYTVGYVMNAASEKKEASWELISYLTGKEGMETWTSKGFALPTRKSVAEKLGYDKDELRGALVAGAPYATVWAEGKNLPIIMNNFNNQFIAAFLGDRPLDEALKEAEEQANSEIQ
- a CDS encoding sugar ABC transporter permease — its product is MNKQSSKKRLQDAGQGYLFMSPTLFVLAVFIIGPILYAIFLSFHKVQLLGDMSFEFVAFENFARIMEDNRAIIALKNTAKYVLIVVPTQTFLALVLAATLNAGLKGEKLFRIVYFLPTLTSSAVLTLIFMWMYNKEGLINNLLEKVGLPTYNFLGDPDIALNAIMLMNIWATAPFFMVIYLAALQDIPDSLYEAAELDGANAIQKFFYVTVPFLRPVTSFVVIMGVIGTFQLFDQSYIFSGGSGGPNNSTLTVVLLIYQYAFKSLGTMGYAAALAFALAIIILVATLIQRKFSKEESLY
- a CDS encoding carbohydrate ABC transporter permease, giving the protein MNSKKKTFSKRLLYIVLIGYAITTLIPFLWALSSSFKTLEEIISGTMNFIPKNFTLDNYKQIFIEQELFPRWLFNSLFIAVIGTALNIIFNSMSGYALARLSFPGKKALFIMILAVLMIPAQVTMIPNYLILKEIGWLNSYQGMIVPAMINATFIFMMRQFFINFPKELEEAAQIDGLSRFGIFFKVVLPLAKPALAAQAIFVFMGFWNNFMTPLIVMTDTEMYTLPLGLNTFKGQYVSYWNYIMAASMVFTLPVLLLYAFFNRYFIKGISFTGGK